The sequence tttcactttcgatcttttatatctgggcgttatgtatttgggtttagttttctgtaattagttaatacttcagtttcattatgaatatatctttcacattcatttgttaaaatttactgtttgcaatagcatgaatcgttctatataatagtgttcttatcccgggcataaaaacaatgccgtatttggcaaaaccttttcaacttttgatcttcagtgctgtacaactttgtacttttttcactttcgatcttttatatctgggcgttatgtattcgggtttagttttctgtaattagttaatacttcagtttcattatgtatatctctttcatattcatttgataaaatttactgtttgcaatagcatgaattgttctatataataagaatgttcttattccgggcatacaaacaatgccgtatttggcaaaaccttttcaacttttgatcttcagtgctgtacaactttgtacttttttcactttcgatcttttatatctgggcgtcactggtgagtcttgtgtggacaagacgcgttttttggcgtattgaattttaaacctgatgctttttgttatctattaatcatgcttttctttgtctaatatgttctcctttttatttgtatagtagtcctgtaatattatgttgtcatttccatgttatatttaactttgccattaaagtgcgaggtttggcatgccataaaaccaggttcaacccaccacttttattcccctttaaaagtgtcctgtaccaagtcaggaagatggccattgttataatattgttcgtttctgtgtgtgttgcattttaacgttgagtcgtttgtgttttctcttatttttgagatattgagataagacgtggcacggtacttgtctatccctaattcatgtatttggttttgttgttatatttattattctcgtggtgttttgtctgttgcttggtccgtttctgtgtgtgttgcgttttgGTGTTGTGTCTTTGTTCTCTCCTTATATTTAAtacgtttccctcggttttagttgttaccccgattttgttttttgtccatggatttatgagttttgaacagcggtatactactgttgcctttattcctACATCAGCAATCCTTTGTACAACAGTCGACGCTTCAAAGAGCAGATTTCTATATCTGCTCTTTcacaaatattctaaaaactGCATGACATGTACATAGTTTTACCAAGAAATATACAGAGGATAAcaatccacattttttttttaattaaaccactgttatatttttactttatttattttttcttagcACCAATGCAATGTAACGCAATATTActacaaaattatttcttttgaattgtaaataagCCATAGTCAAAGATGTGACTGAGTGCGGAAATATGAAGATAGATGGATAGATAGATATACAAAACACGGATATTACCTTCGCCTCACGTGCTTtcgatttgaattttataactcaaaaagtgtttttcagctaaacgttttaaattACACGAATCTGTGAACAAATTAAAGCAATTTATTGATCGTTCATCCATACGCAAAGCCGATTTTTCTTGGCACTTGggtctttttatttttcctcGAATACTTTTTGAAAACTTCTGAAGAATAGAACACAAAACGGACAATTAAAATGACTGGTGCGGGAAATAATGTCATTGACCCTAGAAGACCGAATAAAGTTGTCAGGTAATAactttaaggttcatcataacaaatggacaaaaatattatttcatataaatacacCACAGGGGCTTGTTACAATTgccgggtttactatccatacgaacccctaaaaaaacaataatttgaagcATTGTCGCAAATTAGCTTCCTCCCTTGTGTTTTTTAGGGGTTCGTATGGATAGTACACCCGGCAATTGTAACAAGTCCCTGGCCTGTGAATACACCTCAAAATCTTAGATATCAAAATATACTCTGTGGGTtcaagtcaaatcggcaccaaTAGAAAaggtcaaatcggcacctggttaaatcgaCATCTAGTCAAATCCCAAAAggttaaaatgccaaaaaaagtatgaatttgaatagtccgagattactctgacgtcccacagccccagcttgtctggcaaaacagctgtcggacgtcagagtaatctcggactagaagttgaagagcattgaggaccaaaattccaaaaagttttgccaaatacagctaaggtaatctatgcctgtcAGCAACTGGTcagaggtagaaaagcctaaagtatattttcaaaaaattcaaaagtttgtaaacagtaaatttataaatataaccatacaTGCCATATCAATGATTCATGTTTTGTCTTTCgataaattttcttttcaattaatcatgttaattaataTAAACTTTAATCAAGTACatagttacattttttttaactcaacagtatacatggtatacagGTAGAGTTATTGATGTTTTATTCTACCTGTCTACAGGGACTATCAAAATGATTCACACAGGCGTTGATTCACCAAACAGAGTTTAAGTTGTAatgttgtacaaattataaattatgcAGAGTTTTTGTGCATGTTATCAGTGTTTTATGAACTGCCAAACACAATGTAACACCGGTTTTGTTTGcatatttctgtcatattttcacaactatatgaTACAATCTATTCTAATAGTGAGaattaatacaaaaacattattaGACCACAAAAAGACTTTTTATGGATATATATACGGTATCAggagaaatttaaaattagaatttaaacCATTCAGGTATCCTCATTTCCATTGTGAGGACAAGGAGAATAGCACGAAATGTTaggttgaaatatataaatttgaatttaaaacattgaactagaacatttttaaagataaacttGTATCACCTGGTGCAAGAAAATGTGTGTCAAaaaacttataacttgtacCAGAAccctgtacaaattataattagtACAAACTTACATCTTGTACACAACATTTATACTAAACAAATTTAGCATGGGTGCTGAATTGTCTACATCAAGTTccgatttaaccaggtgccaaTTTGATTAGGTGCTAATTTGACTATACTGGGTGCCGATTTGACCAGgtgccaatttaaccaggtgcaATGTACCATAATCTATGTATCCTtgtaaaatcaattatttttataaattaaatttaaactaaGAAAACTTCAAATTACAAGTCATATTATCTTAATTTCGAGaccattttttgtatattctgaaatgaatttttataatgactCATTTGAAAAACTTTTCTCAATTTGCCTTTTTAGACTCTAAAGGACTATGGGCATGATGGGTTAgatcaaataaagtaaatcatTTGTTAAATTTCCATTGTAAAGTACCGTAACAACCAAACATAAAGTTTTGGTGTAATTGACTTACAAAttaatgcattagattctgaaacggcaaatacatgtacatgtagaccgttggttttccagtttgaatggttttacactagtaattttggggccctttatagcttgttgttcggtgtcagccaaggctccatgttgaaggccgtactttaacctataatggtttactttttaaattgttatttgaatggagagttgtctcattggcactcacaccacatcttcctatatctacatacaAATGTATGCCTTAGTTACTGTATCTTGCTAAAtgtaattcagttaaaatagtGAGGtgaaataattacaaattaacaaaactacatgtttgaatttttttttataggtatAAGCCACCACAACAAGGAGGCCCATCTGATGATCCTACACCTGATTATATGAACCTTCTTGGAATGATATTTAGTATGTGTGGACTAATGATGAAGGTACGATTTTAACATGTGTGTCTTGATAAATCTTATCATTCAGAACTACAAATTCTTTTCTTCACTATGGGTAACAAATGAGTAATTGTTAGCAAGGATATTATACTGTACAAAGTCTggtaaatatcataaaaaagttgaactatttaaaattatacaaagtTATACAAACAAGACAGGCTTttcattttgttgaaatattgagACTGGTACACATGGTACATGTACCTATGTTAAAAAGATTTCTTTTATGTAGTCTAtgaatatcttatataaaatccCATGAGTTTCGTTACTATTAATAATATTACCTCATATTATAAACTAATTGACTTGTTTTGTATTCCAGTTAAAATGGTGTGCATGGGCAGCagtttattgttcttttattagTTTTGCAAATTCTCGTACATCAGAAGACACCAAACAGATGCTCAGTAGTTTTATGTAAGTATTCAGTGTTCTCAGCAAAAAATTCCTATAATCCTAATAAGGAGGAAAAACACCATGTTGCTTTTAGATATTGTAGCATCACACAGGTATAAGGAAATAGCTTCAGATAGCATCACAGTCTAGCAATCAATACACATTACCATGATGCTAAAAGGCCCTTGGgagaaaactggtattaaatgTTCTACACATTTAAATTGAGAAATTGAGAAACAGGAAATGtgtcaaaagagaaaacaacccaaccaaagtgCATAATTAGTTCATTAAGAAATAATCcactttttacatatttgcaaaatatttctACTAGTCAAAATAAATCGCTCCAAAATAATTTggtttatattatgtatattatttgtgCACCTTTTTTTATGCAGttgtataatgatttttttccttctttcCAAACCTGAAAATGTATGCCACTCATCCttgttttcaatccagatacTTCAGACAATGTCAGATGGAATATTTCACACATATTGAAGTTGTGCGAATGTGGTTATGTTACTTGTCGTGTTTTTCttactttcatatatatttatacccccgctttaaaaaaggggggattatactgttttacctctgtctgtccttccgtcagtccgtccgtgacggtccgtcccatgaatatttttcgtctcatttttctcaggaactacaatacaaggatttctgaaatttggtttcagggtttatctaagtcagctataccgtgtgatgcgttttcagattgatcacttgacaacttcctgtttaccgaacacttgtatgattttacacatgatagccaagttgaaaattttcgtcacatttttctcaggaactacaatacaaggatttctgaaatttggtttgaGGATTTacataagtcagctataccgtgtgatgcgttttcagattaaTCACTTGagaacttcctgtttaccgaacacttgcatatttttacactattaatattatccacttgcagcgggggtatcatcagtgagcagtagctcgcagtttcacttgtttatatttccttatacaaatgtatataaaaaggaagatgtggtatattgccaaagagacaactctccacaactgaccaaatgaaacagaaattaaaaactataaatatattgaatattcatTATGATTATAAATCATTCTCTATTGTTTAACAAATTTGAGCCTTgaattcattttgatatatattatgtattatttttcaggTTATCAATATCAGCAGTTGTGATGTCATATTTACAGAACCCTCAGCCGATGTCACCACCATGGTAGCATTTCTTAACAACCTTGTAACTTCATGAATAACGTTGAGAAAtgtgtttacattgtattgaGTCTACATTCTCTGAAGAAAATATGTAATTCCATTCAAATGGTCCAAATAGTCATTATGTTCATTGATGTTCACTTTTAtaccacaaaaaataaaattttagaacatGGATCAATATAGCCATGTAATTTCCTAAGCTATTTTTAAACAGAATTGTTGAAATCATGTACaaagtgtaaaataaaaatgtattcagTGCAATAAAGATGTTTATGAATTAAAAGTAGTTTAATATTGACCTGAATTCTTAAAACTGTGTGTGTTGGTACCTTatataacaaagtttccatCAGTCTAATGTCAATTgtccttgacttcattttcatggatcagtgaatgTTTGCTGAAAACTCATTTCTTATCATCAAgttatgagtaataggataactagaGGTATATGGTATATAGGTTTCCTGAAATGTCTACCTGACCAACCTTATTTTATGGATTAGTGATTAAGGTTAAAGTTCCTTTGCCAAGTTCATAGCTCAGATACTATAACCGATAGGTgaattatatttggtgtatggaatgattttcAGGTGTACTGGTCTGCCTCATTGCTtggcaggtttcatctgacaTTAACCTCATTTTGATGGTTAATTGTTCAAAGATaagtttttgttgtttgatcTATTTCCAAGAGAGGGGTTCTATGGTCAATGTTAAGATTTTGTGGTTGATCTGTTTCTCATGTTCTATGTGCAATAGTGTTCTATGTGCAATAGGACCACTATATTAAGAGTATTGATCACAGTGATATTTGTAGTAAAACCTATATATTGCAGACTTTTAACATGAATTTCAGTGACTGTGTGTTAACTCTTgttcaattatatttggttagAGAATATGCCTGAAAAGGCTGGAAGCTCaacacataaaaataatgtcattgGTGATATTTAGAAAATTGATATTTGCTACTTCTCAGAAAGTCTACAAACCTACGGAGAACCAGCAGAGACTGGTTGGTTTAATAAGAGCAAAAACAATGCGTGTCTGGGTATGGCAACATGTCTTCCAGCAAACTTGTGAAACTTATACTGACACGGATACAAAGATTAGGTTTGGAGTTTTGGCTGAACCTGTAGAAATCTTTTTTGCAGTGATGTCTATATAGAGCCAGAAAATTGAGATATAATCCAGGTAAACTTATCGATGCTTTAattaaacttattctaaaaggtaaCTAATTTAACACTTTAACTAGTTCTTtcaacattgtttttttcaagcttgcgacttttgtcgcagaaagctcgacatagggatagtgatccttAGGTGGCAGTGTTAGGTAGCTTCTTAagagctttatattttagaaggtcgAAGACCTGGATACTTCATATAGAGGCATCGTGTTATGAAGTTTTCATCAGTCACAATgtcctttacctcattttcatggttcagggactacatgaaataaaagtaaagattttttgtaatgttcaattctctcttattataagaaGTAGGATAACTATATACTTAACTCTTgttcaattatatttggtttgAGAATATGCCTGAAAAGCCTGGAAGCTCaacacataaaaataatgtcattgGTGATATTTGCTACTTCTCAGCAAAGTCCACAAACCTACGGAGAAACAGCAAACACTGTTTGGTTTAATAAGAGCAAAAACAATGTGTGTCTGGATAACATGTCTTCCTGCAAACTTGTGAAACTTATACTGACACAGATACAAAGATTAGGTTTGGAATTTTGGCTGAACCTGTAGAAATCTTTTTTGCAGTGATGTCTATATAGAGCCAGAAAATTGAGATATAATCAAGGTAAATTTATCAATGCTTTAATTTAACTAATACTAAAAGGTGACTAATTTTAACACTTTAACTAGTTCTTTCAACATTgtttttgtcaagcctgcaacttttgtcgcagaaagctcaacataaGAATAGTGATCCTTAGGTGGAGGTGTTAGCTAGCTTCTTaacagctttatattttagaagatcaaagacctggatgcttcatactttgtatatagatgcatcatgttacgaagtttccatTAGTCACATGTTCAATgtccttgacttcattttcatggttcagggactacttgaaaaaaagttaagattttttgtaatgttcaattctctcttattataagtaatagaataactttatttggtatgtgtataccttgcaaggtcctcatgcaaGTCGGACAGTTTTTGCTTGACTTctacctcatttcatggatcagtgaacaaggttaagttttggtggtcaagtccatatc is a genomic window of Mytilus trossulus isolate FHL-02 chromosome 1, PNRI_Mtr1.1.1.hap1, whole genome shotgun sequence containing:
- the LOC134711407 gene encoding PAT complex subunit Asterix-like translates to MTGAGNNVIDPRRPNKVVRYKPPQQGGPSDDPTPDYMNLLGMIFSMCGLMMKLKWCAWAAVYCSFISFANSRTSEDTKQMLSSFMLSISAVVMSYLQNPQPMSPPW